A section of the Clostridium omnivorum genome encodes:
- the gcvT gene encoding glycine cleavage system aminomethyltransferase GcvT, whose translation MVDGKKTALFNAHNRYGGQIIEFAGWQLPVQYEGIIQEHEAVRNNAGVFDVSHMGEVDASGREAFDFVQNLVTNDISVLEDNQVIYTFMCYPDGGVVDDLLVYKFNNEHFFLVINASNVEKDYAWMLENKSNYQVELINKSEEISEVAFQGPKAQLVLQKLTDTNLDHIKFFYCRQDVLIAGVKCVVSRTGYTGEDGFEIYTSNENIEKVWNSILEAGKEEGIKPAGLGCRDTLRFEAALPLYGNEISKEITPLEAGLGFFVKLNKNNFIGKEALLKQKEEGLKKRLIGFEMKDRGIPRHGYEVMVDGQKIGFVTTGYASPTLKKNIGLALIDSKYTELGTEIQVVIRNKALKAEVISKKFYTKNYKK comes from the coding sequence ATGGTTGATGGTAAGAAAACAGCTCTATTTAATGCCCATAATAGATATGGGGGGCAGATTATTGAATTTGCCGGTTGGCAGCTTCCAGTTCAATATGAAGGTATCATACAAGAACATGAAGCTGTTAGAAATAACGCAGGGGTATTTGATGTATCACATATGGGAGAGGTTGATGCAAGTGGAAGGGAAGCCTTTGACTTCGTCCAGAATTTAGTTACTAATGATATAAGTGTATTAGAGGATAATCAAGTAATTTATACCTTTATGTGCTACCCAGATGGCGGAGTAGTAGATGATTTATTAGTTTACAAGTTTAACAATGAACATTTCTTCTTAGTTATAAATGCTAGTAATGTAGAAAAAGACTATGCTTGGATGCTTGAAAATAAATCAAACTACCAAGTTGAATTAATTAACAAATCAGAGGAAATTTCAGAAGTTGCATTTCAAGGACCAAAGGCTCAATTAGTACTTCAAAAACTAACGGATACAAATCTAGATCATATTAAATTCTTTTATTGCAGACAAGATGTTCTAATTGCAGGGGTAAAATGTGTTGTATCAAGAACAGGTTATACAGGAGAAGATGGATTCGAAATATATACTTCAAATGAAAATATAGAAAAAGTATGGAATAGCATACTAGAAGCAGGAAAGGAAGAAGGAATTAAGCCAGCAGGATTAGGCTGCAGAGATACTTTAAGATTTGAAGCAGCACTCCCACTATATGGCAATGAGATTTCCAAGGAAATAACCCCTCTAGAAGCTGGACTAGGCTTTTTTGTAAAGCTTAATAAGAATAATTTTATTGGCAAGGAAGCACTGTTAAAACAAAAAGAAGAAGGTCTTAAGAAAAGGCTTATAGGCTTTGAAATGAAAGATAGGGGAATTCCTAGACATGGATATGAGGTTATGGTAGATGGACAAAAGATTGGCTTTGTTACTACAGGTTATGCTTCTCCAACACTTAAGAAGAATATAGGGCTTGCTCTTATAGATTCTAAGTATACTGAACTAGGAACAGAGATACAAGTTGTTATTAGAAATAAAGCCTTAAAGGCTGAAGTAATAAGTAAAAAATTCTATACAAAAAATTATAAAAAGTAA
- a CDS encoding phage holin family protein, translated as MDIMKFIIEQAYILVPALYVIGMILKTSSVKDKYIPLILLAFGIVGAIALMGLSVQSIIQGILVTGAAVFTNQLIKQTKKEE; from the coding sequence ATGGATATTATGAAATTTATAATTGAACAAGCTTATATCTTGGTACCTGCGCTCTATGTTATTGGGATGATACTAAAAACAAGTTCAGTGAAGGACAAATATATTCCTCTTATACTTTTAGCATTTGGGATTGTTGGTGCAATAGCATTAATGGGGCTTAGTGTGCAATCAATAATTCAAGGTATACTTGTTACGGGTGCTGCTGTATTTACAAATCAATTAATTAAGCAAACTAAAAAGGAAGAGTGA
- the gcvH gene encoding glycine cleavage system protein GcvH, producing the protein MKILKELLYTNDHEWVKVEGERAYIGITDFAQHALGSIVFVELPEVDSEFNSGDSFGTIESVKAASDAYIPLDGKIVEVNENLVDDPALLNEDPYENWMICIEVSNKSQLEALMKAEDYEKYCDKEE; encoded by the coding sequence ATGAAAATTTTAAAGGAATTATTGTACACCAACGATCATGAATGGGTAAAAGTTGAAGGTGAAAGAGCTTATATAGGAATTACAGATTTTGCGCAACATGCATTAGGAAGTATAGTTTTTGTTGAGCTTCCAGAAGTAGACTCAGAATTTAATTCTGGTGATAGCTTTGGAACAATAGAATCAGTAAAGGCTGCTTCCGATGCTTATATTCCACTAGACGGAAAGATTGTTGAAGTCAACGAGAACTTAGTTGATGATCCTGCACTTTTAAATGAAGATCCATATGAAAATTGGATGATTTGTATTGAGGTTTCTAATAAATCACAGCTCGAAGCACTTATGAAGGCAGAGGATTACGAAAAATATTGCGATAAGGAGGAATAA